A region of Aquarana catesbeiana isolate 2022-GZ linkage group LG08, ASM4218655v1, whole genome shotgun sequence DNA encodes the following proteins:
- the LOC141104923 gene encoding uncharacterized protein, producing MEEFTEGHKDMMEPPNTRNPPERCPRPLYSRDSTQEGLTIPHYNKGEDLIDIKVEVKSEEEERYVRDDQQSMEEDGITGTFIEEDTPISWDSTQEGHTIPHHHQSGNLGDYNIVVKEEYKEEDEEYGVMEEFSEEYKGTMEPPNTRNPPERCPRPLYSRDSTQEDHSYIKNDQGEDLIGIKVEVKSEEEERYVRDDQQSMEEDGITGTFIEEDTPTEISTGGSLTLNTFLHPYCSLIGPE from the exons atggaggagtttacagaaggacacaaggatatgatggagccacctaataccaggaacccaccagagagatgtccccgtcctctgtattcccgggattccacacaggaaggtctcaCCATCCCCCACTAtaacaag ggtgaagatctgatagatataaaagttgaggttaaatcagaagaagaagagaggtatgtgagggatgatcagcagtctatggaggaggatggaataacggggacatttatagaggaggacactcctatttcttgggattccacacaggaaggtcacaccatccctcaccatcatcag agtggaaacctcggggattataatattgttgttaaagaagagtataaagaggaggatgaggagtatggagtgatggaggagttttcagaagaataCAAGGGTacgatggagccacctaataccaggaacccaccagagagatgtccccgtcctctgtattcccgggattccacacaggaagatcacagttACATAAAAAATGATCAG ggtgaagatctgataggtataaaagttgaggttaaatcagaagaagaagagaggtatgtgagggatgatcagcagtctatggaggaggatggaataacggggacatttatagaggaggacactcctacagagatcagcacaggtgggtcattaacactaaatacattcctccacccatactgctcactgattggtccagagtag